The DNA segment GCGCGACGCGCCCACCTGCGACCTGCACCACGACCCCGACGCGAACGGACCGAAACCCGCCATGGCGACCACGAACGACATCAAGAACGGCAGCGTGCTGAACCTCGACGGCCAGCTCTGGAACGTCATCGAGTTCCAGCACGTCAAGCCCGGCAAGGGCGGCGCGTTCGTGCGCACCAAGCTGAAGAACGTCACCTCGGGCAAGGTCGTCGACAAGACCTTCAACGCCGGCACGAAGGTCGACTTCGCCACTGTCGACCGTCGTGACTACCAGTACCTGTACCAGGACGGCGCAGACTACGTCTTCATGGACACCACCGACTACGACCAGGTGACCGTGCCGGCCTCGGTCGTCGGCGACGCCGCGAACTTCATGCTCGAGAACCAGATCGTCACGATCGCCATGAACGAGGGTGTCGCTCTGTACCTCGACATGCCCGCCTCGGTCGTGCTGGAGGTCACCTACACCGAGCCGGGCCTCCAGGGCGATCGCTCGACCGGCGGCACCAAGCCGGCCACGCTCGAGACCGGCTACGAGATCCAGGTGCCGCTCTTCCTCGAGACCGGCACCCGGGTCAAGGTCGACACCCGCTCGGGCGACTACCTGGGCCGCGTCACCGACTAGTGAGCGCCCGCAGCAAGGCCCGCAAGCGGGCCCTCGACATGCTGTACATCGCCGACGTGCGCCAGGTGCCGCTGAGCACCGTGCTCGACGAGGAGTCGCGACGCGCCGCGGCGCAGCCGCAGCGCTCGTCGAGCTGGCCGTACGCCGAGCAGATCGTGCAGGGGGTCGAGGCCGCGCAGGGCGCGATCGACGCCCTCATCGAGCAGCACGCGGTCGGCTGGACCCTCGCTCGGATGCCCGTCGTGGACCGCGCGATCCTCCGCCTCGCCACCTGGGAGCTCCGTGAGAACGCCGAGGTGCCCACGGCGGTCGTGATCGCCGAGGCGATGGAGCTCGCCAGCGTGCTCTCCACCGACGACAGCGCCCCGTTCGTCAACGGCGTGCTCGGATCGATCGCCGCCGAGCTCCGCGCCTGATACCAGCGCCCGATCCCCGTGCCTGACCACCGCCATCGGGGCACCGTGACGTCCGTGTGACGTTCTGTTTCACTCCGTGTCGTCGCGTGTCGACGCGGTTTGGAGCGGCCCGCGGAGGCCTCCTACGGTGGCGTCATGCCCTCCGACGCGACCCTCGCCCCGACCGCTGCCCCGGCCCTGCCGGTATCGCTGCGCGGGGTCGCGCGCACCTTCCCGCCGACTCGCGGCGGGGATGCCCGCACCGTGCTCCGCGATGTGCAGCTGGAGATCGCTCCCGGCGAGATCGTCGCACTGCTCGGCCCGTCCGGCTGCGGCAAGTCGACCCTGCTCCGGCAGATCAGCGGCCTCGACCGCCCCACCGCGGGAACCCTGACCATCGACCGCACGCCGGTCGCCCCCGCCGATCAGCGCTGCGCTGTCGCCTTCCAGGAGCCGCGGCTGCTGCCCTGGCGCACGGTGGCCCGCAACGTCGAGCTCGGTCTTCCGCGCGGCCTCGACCGCGAGGCGGGGCGTCAGCGTGTCGCCGAGCTGCTCGAGCTCGTCCAGCTCGAGCACGCGGCGGGCCTGAAGCCCCGGGAGATCTCGGGCGGCATGGCCCAGCGCGTCTCGCTGGCCCGAGCGCTCGCCCGCGACCCCGGCGTGCTGCTGCTCGACGAGCCCTTCGGCGCCCTGGACGCCTTGACCCGGCTGACCATGCAGGACCTCCTCGTGGACATCCACCGCGCTCGCCCTGCCACCGTCGTTCTCGTCACGCACGACGTCGACGAGGCGCTGGCCCTCGCCGACCGCGTCGTGCTCCTCGGAACCCGCCATGACCGCCCCGGCGCCACGATCAGCATGATCCTCGATGTGCCCGGCGCCCGCCCCCGCGACCGCGCATCGGTCGTTCTCACCCGCCTCCGGGCGAAGCTGCTCGACGCCCTCGGCGTGCCGAGCCACCACGGCGGCTAGCCGCCCCCTCCAACCGCACCACCCGCACCGCCACCACCATCACCGCTCCACCCACAACCCGGTCGATCGACCGGCAACCGAAAGGCCATCATGAGCACCCGCACCCGTCTGACCCTGCTGACCGCGACCGTCGCCGTGGCCGCCATGGCCATGACCGGCTGCGTGGCCGGCGAGGGCGCCGCTCCCGAGGCCCCGGCCGCGGGTTCTGAGTGGAGCGACACCACGCTGACGCTCGACTTCGCCACCTACAACCCGCTCAGCCTGATCATCAAAGACCAGGGCTGGCTCGAAGCCGAGCTCGGCGACGATGTCACCGTCGAGTGGGTGCAGTCCGCGGGCTCGAACAAGGCCAACGAGGCGCTCCGCGCCGGCGCCATCGACGTCGGCTCGACCGCCGGCTCGGCTGCCCTCCTCGCACGGTCGAACGGCAGCCCGATCCAGACCATCGCCGTCTACACGCAGCCCAACTGGGCGGCGATCGCGGTGCCGACCGGCAGCGACATCACCGAGGTCGCCGACCTCGCCGGGCGCACCGTCGCCGCCACGAAGGGGACGGACCCGTACTTCTTCCTCCTCCAGGCGCTCGCGGAAGCGGGGCTCTCGTTGAACGACATCAGCCTGCAGAACCTGCAGCATGCCGATGGCAAGACCGCGCTCGAGACCGGAGCGGTCGACGCCTGGTCGGGCCTTGACCCGCTGCTGTCGACATCCGTCTACAACGGAGCCGCGACGATCATCTATGACAACGTCGACTTCAACTCCTACGGCTTCCTCAACGCGACGGAGGAGTTCCTCACCTCCAACCCCGACCTCGCGCAGCTCGTCGTGAATGCGTACGAGAAGGCGCGTGCCTGGGCGCTCGAGAACCCCGAGGAGACGGCCGCGATCCTCGCGGAGGTCGCGGGCATCGACGTCGCGATCGCCGAGGCGACGATCGCCCGCACCGTGATCGACATCTCGAACGTGCCGGGCGACGCCCAGCGCGAGGTGCTGGCGGTCATCGGCCCGATCTTCGTCGA comes from the Microcella frigidaquae genome and includes:
- a CDS encoding ABC transporter ATP-binding protein; translation: MPSDATLAPTAAPALPVSLRGVARTFPPTRGGDARTVLRDVQLEIAPGEIVALLGPSGCGKSTLLRQISGLDRPTAGTLTIDRTPVAPADQRCAVAFQEPRLLPWRTVARNVELGLPRGLDREAGRQRVAELLELVQLEHAAGLKPREISGGMAQRVSLARALARDPGVLLLDEPFGALDALTRLTMQDLLVDIHRARPATVVLVTHDVDEALALADRVVLLGTRHDRPGATISMILDVPGARPRDRASVVLTRLRAKLLDALGVPSHHGG
- the nusB gene encoding transcription antitermination factor NusB; this encodes MSARSKARKRALDMLYIADVRQVPLSTVLDEESRRAAAQPQRSSSWPYAEQIVQGVEAAQGAIDALIEQHAVGWTLARMPVVDRAILRLATWELRENAEVPTAVVIAEAMELASVLSTDDSAPFVNGVLGSIAAELRA
- the efp gene encoding elongation factor P, whose product is MATTNDIKNGSVLNLDGQLWNVIEFQHVKPGKGGAFVRTKLKNVTSGKVVDKTFNAGTKVDFATVDRRDYQYLYQDGADYVFMDTTDYDQVTVPASVVGDAANFMLENQIVTIAMNEGVALYLDMPASVVLEVTYTEPGLQGDRSTGGTKPATLETGYEIQVPLFLETGTRVKVDTRSGDYLGRVTD
- a CDS encoding aliphatic sulfonate ABC transporter substrate-binding protein, translated to MSTRTRLTLLTATVAVAAMAMTGCVAGEGAAPEAPAAGSEWSDTTLTLDFATYNPLSLIIKDQGWLEAELGDDVTVEWVQSAGSNKANEALRAGAIDVGSTAGSAALLARSNGSPIQTIAVYTQPNWAAIAVPTGSDITEVADLAGRTVAATKGTDPYFFLLQALAEAGLSLNDISLQNLQHADGKTALETGAVDAWSGLDPLLSTSVYNGAATIIYDNVDFNSYGFLNATEEFLTSNPDLAQLVVNAYEKARAWALENPEETAAILAEVAGIDVAIAEATIARTVIDISNVPGDAQREVLAVIGPIFVESGDVPNQQLIDEALASLFNDTFATAADPAAIG